CCAGTCGTAAAGTGGGCGGTGGTTTTCGAACTCGAGCGAGCAGAGGGAATGTGAGACTTGTTCGATATAATCAGATTCTCCATGTGCCCAATCGTACATCGGGTAAATCTTCCAGGTTTCGCCCGTACGGTGGTGGGGCCTTTTCAGTATGCGGTACATCACAGGGTCGCGCATGTTCATGTTAGGCGATGTCATGTCGATTTTGGCGCGCAATGACATGCTGCCTTCCTCAAATTCGCCATTTTTCATCCTTTCAAAAAGTGCTAAACTTTCAGCAACCGGGCGGTTACGGTAAGGAGACTCGATGCCGTCTTCAAAGGGGTTTTTGCGCTGCGCGGTAATTTCTTCGGAAGATTGTTCGTCCACATATGCTTTCCCGTCTTTAATCATTTGTACGGCCCATTCGTAAAGTTGCTGAAAATAATCTGATGCATACAGCTCTTTATCATAATGGAAGCCCAGCCAGTCGATATCCGCTTTAATAGAATCTACAAACTCCTGTTCTTCTTTTTCGGGGTTGGTGTCATCAAAACGCAGGTTTACGGGTGCGCCATATTTTTCTCCCAAACCGAAATTAATGCAGATGGCTTTGGTGTGGCCGATGTGCAAATACCCATTCGGCTCGGGCGGGAACCGGAAGCGCAGTTTTTCTTTAGGAAAACCGTTGGCTAAATCATCTTCAATGATTTGTTCGATAAAATTGAGGGATTTTTTCTCTTCTTCCATGGACTGTTCTTGTATAGTGGCAAATTTACGATTCTTTCATGATTAATTATACCCATGCACCTGTTTTTAAAATAGATGTTGGGAAATGGGTACCCTTTATAGTATATTTCAGTATTTATTGCAGCTAAATTCATGTTTTGGTTATGATTAATGAGGTGAATCTGCAGTAATCTTTAATTTTTATATATTTGATAGCGCATAAAAACTTCCGAAACTTTCCTTGAAATAACCTAAAAACCGATTACTATGAAAACTGCATTGTTAACCGTTCTTGCACCACTTATGCTTTTTGCACAGGCACAACCGGAAGAAATGAATATCGTGAAGACAAACGTTACTGCGTACGCCTTCCGAAACATCAACGTTACATACGAAAGGGTGATTAACAGAACATTTTCACTCTCGCTCAGTTATGGCACTGTACCGAAAGGGTCTATTCCTTACAGCGGCAACTTGCTGGATGATACAGAGTTCTCTAACGCGAAAGTTTCACAGTCACAATTCACACTTGAACCCAGGATCTATCTCGGACAGGGGTATGGCAAAGGTTTTTATCTGGCGCCCTATTACCGCCACACAAAAATAGATATAGAGGAAGTGACTTATGATGTGGATTATGAAACCGGCAGCGTGCCGACCAGAATAACCGGAAACGCCAACGGTAACAGTGGTGGCTTGATGGTGGGTGCACAATGGTTTTTGGGGCAAACATCCCAGTGGGTGCTTGATTTTTGGATTATTGGCGCGCACTACGGTAACGGAAAGGGAGATTTACGTGCTGCCTCACCACGGCCACTGACTCCCATGGAACAGGCAGAACTTCAAAGAGAGATTGAAAATCTTGATATTCCGTTTGTGGAATATACGGTAAGCACCGATGCTACCGGCGCCAACATTCGGTTGGATGGTCCTTGGGCGGGCATTCGTTCAGGTTTGTCGGTGGGATACAGGTTTTAGAACTTTATATTTGGTAATAATAAAGTTTTAAGGTTTCATCCATAGTTCATCTCTTTCAAGGCATAAAGGGCTGTTGAAATTATTAGTGAAAAGCCCACCTGTGCCCAGTCCCTGTGGGATTTTAGCATTTTTCGTAAAGGTGTATTGTGCAATAGCGTTCAAGCCGATGTTGCTTTCGAGCGCTGAGGTAATCCACCAACCGATTT
This DNA window, taken from Chryseobacterium sp. 6424, encodes the following:
- a CDS encoding DUF3575 domain-containing protein, whose protein sequence is MKTALLTVLAPLMLFAQAQPEEMNIVKTNVTAYAFRNINVTYERVINRTFSLSLSYGTVPKGSIPYSGNLLDDTEFSNAKVSQSQFTLEPRIYLGQGYGKGFYLAPYYRHTKIDIEEVTYDVDYETGSVPTRITGNANGNSGGLMVGAQWFLGQTSQWVLDFWIIGAHYGNGKGDLRAASPRPLTPMEQAELQREIENLDIPFVEYTVSTDATGANIRLDGPWAGIRSGLSVGYRF